In a single window of the Bacillus rossius redtenbacheri isolate Brsri chromosome 8, Brsri_v3, whole genome shotgun sequence genome:
- the LOC134534732 gene encoding uncharacterized protein LOC134534732, which yields MARRIRGRNSFQPQWKEEFPWLQEVDGSNHSARCSVCRTIFSVESMGRTAVVSHSSGNKHKLRLSSSEKSTSLDTWTTKAGSVHVATAVANAVAEASSVSSLSKLPSLGLGSTVASSCEVSQVGHQVKQHTVSTNRGLSSYLKRDEVTRAETLWCLQTVMNHDSLRGAASSVSLFKRMFPDDYIANSMQLQKDKISYVIVYGLSPYFHSELKTRINSCDFFSLGFDESMNKVAQKQQMDLSARFWDISQNRVCSRYVTSVFLHHTTAEDLLKAIKAGLEDLDFLKIIQLSMDGPNVNFKLLKLLAEDTRSFPDAPQFLDIGSCGLHTVHNAFKTGIKKTCWDIMEFFRALYYLFKEAPGRRGDYTQASGSNVFPLKVCSIRWVENGRVAKRAREMLPHVDKYISSVKGTAKEPTCRSFSTVSKAIKDNLLTAKIAFFEGLAENVEEFLKEFQCDAPMAPFLYDALTVLVKHAMTKIVKKNVLESTSLQKIDVLKQNESNSFICLKDIKNVDLGYGTRLALGKCKNVSEKDILLFRKDCRTALQHFVVKLMQKSPLKYPLTKALNCLNPCHMSTNADACKQLTSALEIVLKANLFSATTIERADREYKVLCSQPLVMEDLKTYSRSETRLDAFWMKLIDGKKEYENLVPVVKLLLTVSHGNAPLERGFSVNKEILVENMKETSVIAQRRIYDHVTYEGGLMKLDITKPMILSVRNAHCRYTEALNEQRQANADAMKLSEANKRAAAELRELKEKKRKLIEDAEREVSIINERVKELQK from the coding sequence ATGGCTAGGCGTATTCGaggaagaaattcatttcaaCCACAATGGAAGGAAGAATTTCCATGGCTGCAAGAAGTCGATGGAAGCAATCATTCTGCCAGGTGTTCAGTCTGTAGAACTATTTTCTCGGTTGAGTCCATGGGAAGAACAGCTGTTGTCAGTCACTCAAGTGGTAACAAACACAAACTTAGATTAAGTAGCTCTGAGAAGTCCACCTCTCTTGACACGTGGACTACAAAAGCCGGTTCAGTTCATGTGGCAACTGCAGTAGCAAATGCTGTAGCTGAAGCTTCCTCTGTGTCTTCACTATCGAAGCTCCCTTCATTAGGTTTGGGCTCTACTGTTGCTAGCAGTTGTGAAGTTTCACAGGTAGGGCACCAAGTAAAACAGCATACTGTATCAACCAACCGTGGTTTAAGtagttatcttaaaagagatgaAGTCACACGTGCTGAAACATTGTGGTGCCTCCAAACAGTCATGAACCACGATTCCCTCAGAGGAGCTGCTAGTAGTGTTAGCCTCTTCAAAAGAATGTTTCCGGACGATTATATTGCTAACAGCATGCAACTTCAAAAAGATAAGATTTCCTATGTTATAGTATATGGTCTATCTCCTTACTTCCATAGTGAACTTAAAACTCGCATTAACAGTTGTGACTTTTTTAGCTTGGGTTTTGACGAAAGCATGAATAAAGTAGCACAAAAGCAACAAATGGATTTGTCTGCAAGATTCTGGGACATTTCACAAAACAGAGTATGTTCTCGTTATGTAACATCAGTGTTCCTGCATCACACCACTGCTGAAGATCTTCTTAAAGCTATAAAAGCAGGCCTAGAAGATTTGGATTTTTTGAAGATCATTCAATTGTCGATGGATGGTCCTaatgtaaatttcaaattattGAAACTTTTGGCTGAAGATACCCGATCTTTTCCAGATGCTCCACAATTTCTTGACATTGGATCTTGTGGACTGCACACTGTTCATAATGCATTTAAGACTGGTATCAAGAAGACTTGTTGGGACATAATGGAGTTCTTCAGAGCTTTATACTATTTGTTCAAAGAGGCTCCGGGTCGACGAGGCGACTATACACAGGCCTCTGGATCTAATGTGTTTCCTCTGAAGGTATGCTCAATCCGCTGGGTTGAGAATGGAAGAGTAGCAAAAAGAGCTAGGGAAATGTTGCCACATGTTGACAAATACATAAGTTCAGTTAAAGGCACAGCCAAGGAACCAACATGCCGTAGTTTTTCAACAGTTTCAAAGGCAATTAAAGATAATCTTCTTACAGCTAAAATAGCTTTTTTTGAGGGACTGGCTGAAAATGTGGAGGAATTCTTAAAGGAATTCCAATGTGATGCTCCAATGGCACCATTCCTCTATGATGCTTTAACAGTTTTAGTGAAGCATGCTATGACGAAAATTGTCAAGAAGAATGTTCTTGAGAGTACTTCTCTTCAAAAAATAGACGTTTTGAAGCAAAATGAGAGCAATTCATTTATCTGTCTTAAAGACATTAAAAATGTTGACCTTGGTTATGGGACAAGGTTAGCTTTGGGAAAGTGCAAGAACGTCTCCGAAAAAGATATTTTACTCTTTCGTAAAGATTGTCGCACTGCTCTACAGCATTTTGTAGTAAAACTAATGCAAAAGTCTCCTCTGAAATATCCTTTGACCAAAGCATTAAATTGTCTGAACCCGTGCCACATGTCTACAAATGCTGATGCTTGCAAACAACTTACATCTGCTCTTGAAATTGTTCTTAAAGCAAATCTTTTTTCTGCTACCACAATAGAAAGGGCTGACCGTGAGTACAAGGTTCTGTGTTCACAACCACTTGTAATGGAAGATCTGAAGACATATTCACGATCCGAGACTCGACTGGACGCGTTCTGGATGAAGTTGATAGATGGTAAAAAGGAGTATGAAAACCTCGTTCCAGTAGTTAAACTTCTCCTAACCGTATCACATGGGAATGCACCCTTAGAGCGTGGATTTTCTGTAAATAAAGAGATTTTAGTAGAAAATATGAAAGAAACGTCTGTCATTGCACAGCGTCGTATTTATGACCATGTAACCTATGAGGGTGGATTGATGAAACTTGACATTACAAAACCCATGATTCTTTCAGTAAGAAATGCGCATTGCAGGTATACAGAAGCACTCAATGAACAACGACAAGCGAACGCAGATGCTATGAAACTTTCGGAGGCAAATAAACGTGCTGCTGCTGAGCTTCGAGAGCTTAAGGAGAAGAAAAGGAAGTTGATTGAGGATGCTGAACGAGAAGTGTCCATCATCAACGAACGTGTTAAGGAGCTGCAGAAATAA